The Amphiura filiformis chromosome 15, Afil_fr2py, whole genome shotgun sequence region aatgatgatgatgatgatgatgatgatgatgatgatgatgatgatgatgatgatgatgataacgataacGATGACGAAGACCGACCACGACGTTGTCAATGCCATAATAATATACCTTAATCAGTGGAGTATAGACCGGATGAAACTTGTCATCATGTGGACTGTTCTGAACATCGTTGTAAGCAATTCCATAACACCACCGCCTTGTTTCACTATGATTTTGTGGAGCCCGATGTACCAGATTGGCTGCAAGGAAAATAAATCAAGATACATTACACATGTAACGTGATCTCTGGAAATTGACGAATGCGTATAaataactatactgcgccaataaagtatccttacacttagaaaaataatcacaatttccaaactaaacaatattggggtaaatttgtaatCTCCTTTTTGTTATTCAAGTTCACCAAACTTCCCATAACATATTACACAGATGTGTCAGATCACAGCGCAAAACATACGGAGAGGGCTTAAATAAACCGCAGTATTCCGTGCGGTTTTTTCGTTGCGAAGTTGTGTTTTCAGTTGTACACTGCGATAATGGTTTCCAATTCTCCGCTGCGATTGTCGGTTCTTAGTTCCGATTTCCCGCTCAATTACTAATTAGCTTTGTCTGTGGCTTTGTTCTCCGTCTGgacattttcacgattttttgGTGCAAAAACCGTTTTCGCTGCATTTGTCACAACAGCAGAATGCAGGTAATTATTCTTGTCATATAAATGAGTTATCATCAAATAGTGTTCGGCCTTTTCCGTGCCTTTTCCGCTGCGACAAAATTTTTTTGTTCTCCGCATGCGCAGCGAGTTTCGCTTCAATTGGGACTGTGTTCTTCTTCTCGACACTGCGTTCATCGAACGTTATTTTGATATCTAGAACAACTTCAGGTACAACCAGTCTGAAAGACACGTATAAAAGATACTCTCATGGTACATTAAAATACACTAAGAGATTGGACTGTCTTACCATGGGTAAAAATGGTATCTCCGGGATTCAAAGGTACTTGATATGTCTTGATGTGGTTTCGTAAGAGTTGCAGTCTTTCTGGGTCCACTGTCACCTGGCCACCGACGTTAATATGATCTGCTCTGCCGCACTTGTGTGACCCAGGCAAAAcctttgaaagaaagaaaaatggtgTTGTGGCAAGCTAAATATGTGAAAATTTACAAATTAAAACAATTCGACTGAGCTAAGAGGCATATGCTTATTGAAACGTGTTTTTcagtgaaagaaagaaaaataacgtTGTGGCAAGTTTTGGCAACAGTATCTTGCACATATGATAttttaatgataatattattacaataataattaaaGCAGTTTCCCTGATAGGTCCGAGTTCAATGTGTCCCAAAATTGTCAAAACCGCCCAACAATGCTAATGAATTATGTAATGCCGGTGTCGCTTATTGACACGTCTTGCATGAAGGCATGACTTCGCGCGTCCTAAATTTGGGGATGTCTTGCGTAATAAAAGGGCGTGTCTTGGAATGTGTTTTGTGGCACAACACATGATTCTCTTTAGTATTAGTTTTGTGTTTAGGAAGTTATATGCAGTTCCAAGACATTATTGGTAAAACACGATTTGTACATGTTCCCATTTTTTGTAtctatatattaatgaaaaaCATATATTGATGTATTACCTCTAAACATCCGTTTTCTGGTGTGCATTTATCTATTGCGACCAGAACGGTGCCCATATCTGGATACAACACTCCTCCGGTATACCAGTACCtttaaacaataaacaaacagTAGATATTGAATAACAAACTAAAATAGCAGATAGGAataatgttttagtaaaaaagcGATACCAGGAGTGGATTTCGCTAATATTTACGATCAACAAATCGTAAAGATCCCAGcaccaaacacaaaaacgttctgAATGAGAACACGCCACAAAACATTTGATCAACATTCAACACTATATCAGAATATTTCACAGTATGACCCCCTGCAATTTTCACTAGTAACCTATAGTGGCGCCCTTGGCATAGTTTTAAAAGAGCtgatttttaattgttttaattttgctgGCCCAAACTTTGctacggtggctcagtggttacggccttggactcataatctgagagcttgctcgacgtgcgttggttcgagtccccgtcccaccaccgtgttgcgcccttgggcaaggcgctttgcctcgcttgcctcacaccacccaggtgtaatggaaagctgttaggggtagtcacagtcgttatactgatgaaccctgcgccatatTGTAGgttgcaaacgtggttccgacatattctaataacggcggaataaatgtaaggcgctttgaggctgtttacggcacaaagcgctatataaatttttttttttaccttagaCAACCGTCTAGTTCAATGGTAGCGCCGGTCGCCCTGCCCCTGATTCCGCTTGCCGCTGGACATAACTAAGCTGGGTCCCTAACTGCTTTTGGAtgacacacacaaatgaataggcaatctgctcgttcgaattcgcgtcgaaaattCTATTCACCTCATCAAATTTTAACAAaccaaatggattttattacatgtcagaCTCTCCTTGTTCAATTTAATTACTTTCAATCGCTTTAGAAAATGACAAACATGAGATTTCTACATTTTTAATCcctttttatcattttggaacgtcatgaTTTGCTACCAACCGCCTTTTCTACGATTGACCAATTCTACGATTTCGCccctagagggcatactaactgatTTTGGACTAGTGTAACATTTGGTTGCCGGTCCGgtttcacgtttcacgtaaatctgACTGTGTGGGAAACTCAGTTTGGATGCGAACGGCACTCTGACGTTCCACCGCACAATATCGTAATACGTAAACCGTGTGGCGTTAACAGTGAACACAGACAACGGAAAACGCAACGTCTGAATACACTTAAATACACCCGCGAAAACAACGAACAAAGCTAATCCCTTGAGCAGAAAATCATGGACGTGAACCGAAAGTTGCTGCGGAGAACTGAAAACGCAACGTCTCACTGACGTTGCAAGGTGCAACGCAAGGTGCCCGCAAAGACGTCGCGGACGTTATAGTCTGGCCTTTAGTCGTGCAATCCTATATCTACATTACCTACCCATAGTCTTGATGCCAAACATGTGATCCTCCGCTCCGGGCATTTTTCATAATCAACTTGGAATGCCAATGATACATCTCCTTACAGCCCATGagctgatataaaaaaaatcatttgattactAGTATTACTCCTGGATCCACCCCAGAGAATTGAATAAATATACCGTATTAAAATATGTCCGAGGCCTTTGTATTGGGGCATGGAATAAGAATTCacaatttcttatttctcgacccaagggctaagagcaaaattgtacaattgatttaTTTTCTCttcatataggccagcatgcCTATATAAACCTTTAAGACTTGGcttaagcattttgcttgagcctggtctcatcaggacccaagcgtgtgtccaCCCATACCGACCGGTTAATCAAGAAATTGTCATACACGAATTTGCAACTCACTCCTGACTCACTCCTAATTTATACACGTACTGAGAGCATGTGGCAACAACAAATAAAGGGTTCTCTATATTGCTGAACAGTTTATCGAGTCCGCATCCCAATATTAGTTGAAGTCAAGTATGCACCAACGTAGAAAACTATAATCTTCACTTTTCGTTTGCCCCAGCttggttttaaaataataaaaagagtTTAAAGGGTAATTTAAAAGTACAACATATTGTGACATTACTATTTCCATGGACGTTGCCATCTTATGAACTCTAGCCATCATGCCTGTGACGTCATCTCCTGGGTGATTCCACAAAACCATCTCGATGTTTCGAAGTCCTGAGTCACCGTCATTGGCATCTGCTTGGAGGAAAGAGTGATTGGTCAAACCGTCTTTGTGTTCAGCTGCTTGACGTAATTTCTTATTCTCTTCGTCATCAAATAAAGATCTATGACACCATGGACAATGGAATAATAAGATTTAATCAGTATTTCATAACCTCGTGAatattgaagagctttgtttcaaaaccccttacatccacttaagCAATTTCCgagatattcctcggttccaaagcacaatgtttagatatttcacaataccctcaaaataaCCGATGCccagtcattaacctctattaTAAATTATTACTTGTACAAACACCTCCTGAAAACACCTCCACCGCCACCGATGTTGGCAGTGAAACTGGTGCACCATTGCCCGCTGCTAATGCAAGATGTAAGGAGAATTATGTGGTGGTGCCGGGAGAAGGTAGTGCAAATAGATGTGATGGGGTGGTGTGTGATTAATATTTAGATTCAGTATTTAAATTACAACCTGACAATTAACAATCCATGTTTGTCGAACATTGCCTTCATTTCGGTCGTTACTTGCAATTTTTCTCCTGGGCGCAATTCAAAATCCCATTCttaaataagagaggaacaaagaaaacaaaagacaaaacAGTGTGAGAATCCGGACTATAACAATCTGTAAGAACTCGGGTGTTAAAGTAACACCGGTTGGAGTCAACAGAGGACAGCACCCAGGGTGttattttttaacacttttggttgttatttttacaattttggtgTTGGCTCCAATGATAAGCCAAAGTGTATTCTACATTTATTTCTTTGTCAATCATTTATCTATATGTTTTATTGTATCGAGGGcccctgtggaaagcagtgcttgcactgatcagggtttaccctcgttgaagatgtcattaaataaataaataaatagatatgtGAACAGTTCGTATAAAGTCGATCGTTCGGTTTGTTCCCTAAGATAATTTAcccaaaagaaaataataaaactaAAAACATTGCACTGGATGTATGTCTGAGCGTTCAAATAGCTCCCTGACCCACTCTCGGCTGTAGTTCGCGCTTCGCGCTCGCTATAATAATTCAATCACGAAGTTCAGCCCTGATACCAAAAACGCTTTAGGGGTTCCACACATTTTTACCGAGAAAGCCACTGAAAAAGAAACTTACCTTCCGTCTCTCCAGACATACTGACAACAAGAAGACAACACGCCTAAACAATTCGAATGCAAGAAGACAATGCTGACTATTAATTGAcaaatttaattgaaaacaaatcacTTCAATGATATTTCGGCCAATACGTGCTGTCAGGCCAGCGAAATCTTTTATTAGTTTCCAAGTTTAATATTTGATGAAATATCGGGTGAAATAATTATAATCAAATGAAGCAGGGTTTTTCAAAAGAAGAGTCTGATTTTCTAGAAACGATTGCACAGTAAATGTTACTATTTCATGTGAAAAATATGTACACTTttgggaaaataattatgtactttttCCTAGGATGAACATTATGAACATAATatcattactttacaattatGACGAAGGAATATTAACTTCGTGTGTTTTTATAATATAATAAGTGTATAGGCTTTCGCAGAGTTATTCCTTTCGTATTACACTCACGCTTTTATTCTCTCAACTTATTCTCTcagaaaaatgtttcaaaaatgacaGTTTTGACAAAATTAAATGATAAGTGGAAGGAAACTAATAACAAACTTCCACTGGCGTGATAACCTTTGGTTGATAACCTTTGGTTTGTTTGTATATAGTTTAGACATATAACCAATACAAACATGGAAATCTATCTTGTCCCCAGGTTCTTATCACTATATAGATAAATATGTGTCGTCATCAACTATTAAATTGCCCAACAGTATAATCTCGGGCCAGGACTGCGTGTGACTCAATCGTGAACTACAGAAATCAGACTATAGCCCGACAGTCATGGCAGTATAGGGTGTCCCTGAaggaactgtatcgtcggaaactgactTTTTGAGTACTTTAACGCATTAAccaaatatatatataacataactaaataattgatagggttgaggaatatatcagctattacATACCTTTTGAATTTCGACAATTGACCACTCCGTTTtggaaatataagaattttacaaaactaccTCATGTTGGCCTCAAAATGGCCGCGTTCGCGAATACCCAACGCCAACGTCCTGTTGAGTAATTGCGAACGGTATTAAAATGAGCTAAAAGATAATTGTCCATTATCTAATGCAACTTGAATTGATAGATAAATATGgaataataattataaactttTAAAGCCACGGGTCAAATACAATCAACATTACCAAACGTTAACTATACAATGTGGATAAatgtcctgccagtagatatggttctaaaAACTGGTattgtgagagcatggcaaggcatggacaagctggagcgggtagctcttctgactacaaatggctttggtagcagtgccttcagatctggtgagCACAAGCttgtgtgcattttgtagagggcCGTTGCTGCAGCTACTTGACGTCTTTGCtgaagagatgtgatgttcagcattgtggttgcttcctcttcgctcacgcccatgattcgaagggccttcctctggatGTAATAATCCTAGAATGGTGGCGCCGGTACTCAAccaagacagtgaggcgtatAACACTGCAAACTTGAgccttgtaaacggttgctctgcctctgacATCAGGTTTATTTGCAACTCTTCTCAGAGCGCCCAGCCTCTGTCCTACTCTGGATGAGACGTAGGCCCCTATACATTTCTAATAGAAAtatgctttgtccaggtcagcttgctgtcaacTGTGACTACCAGGATCTCCAGCTTCATATggaaggtttctatacaaaacgattctcttataaaccatctacgcacagtttccacctcgatacacctaagCACACATTTTcacccaagagcttccaagcagagaacagcaagcagtgaattgtcttcCCCACAgcctttgattacactacacggttgagtgcatagcatcgtatgagctgtggagcttctagctggaaaatgggcctctgtaattggtttttgtagaaacctcaagtgttcccttcatccaatcagatttttttttatatcaaacgaaagctaacacttccccctaaaaacacttttcgtcacttgTGTcagcagataacgcaattcaatgttatagcaaggccaATGTGGTAAATCTATTGAACACtactatccaagcacatttttgaccaaaatgtgggttttaaaggtcaaaacctcaaatgttcaaaatgtcaaattttatgtcattaaatgcacatattgtccatacactagcgtcactagaatgagcaatggcatATTCTCTTTCAAttccaaatcttgtgcaaaaagttactattttcgcctgttttgtcatacggttgtaaattcaatgaactatgactttgctaaagagcgcttacaaattgatatgctctTTCTCAGCCAGTTTGGGGGTACCAAACATAAAATTATTAAGATTTAccttggttggattcctctttcttgatattgtcattgccttacatttcgaTGGCTCGAAGGTTACCTTCCATCTGTCtccccagatcctcattttctccaggtctctgttcGGCTAACAGTAACAGCTttagagttgacctccagatgtTATCTCACagaacaaggtggaatcatctgcatAGAGGTGAgttggttttcacactcatcacccaggtcacCAATGAAGACAAATGTGGGCCCCATATTGACCCCTGGGAAACTGACGCtttgatggaggaagtacttgatgactggccagataagaccattgatggaacgatctgtcaggtagctcctaatccaggtgaGTAGTTTGCCGGATACTTCTTTTGCCATGAGTATCGAGCAAATGCCATTATGTCAGACCTTTGATGTCCAGTGCAATCAAGCGCActtcgttgcctctgtccaggAAGCTGTGCTGTGGTGTGGCCTAAATTTAAATCTATAAGTAAAATATCCTGTAAATTTTACCCGAAATGGGGGtcgaattttaaagaaaatcaagaaaattaaaaTCTGACAGGCTGGTTTAGAAACTTGTTTCGCTCACTAGCCTTGCTTGCGCAAAGCTCCCGTCTCACGAAATCCTGTATAACTATTTTAAAGGGTTCAGATCATATATGCAGTAAAGAAGGGATTATTCCCCATATTTTACAAGAACAGTAATAATTCTTGGTATCATTCCTATTTTTCAACTCAAAACCCAGAGAacatatcttacccttcccagaatccttttcaACATAATACATCCCCTCATTCCAACAAATGATGCTCCCATTACTCTTTGTACACtctttgtttcctttgttttcatattgggaatagactggctgaacatGGATCGCTAATCAAGAGATAAACATATTTCATATGAACGTAACCAGACCCAGTTAACAAGTGTAGCGCAAACCCATTCGGGAATTTCATCTAGATATTCCATAGCGATTGTAAAAAAGTGTTCCTCTCACTCACACAAATATCTGTCATcctgcaattttctgtgaattttttGGAAACATACCTGAACGTAAATCTGAAATTTGGAGGTTTATAATGAAAGAAACTGGTATTTTTTACCTTGTTTTCGCCACGGCTTCTGTGTGGAATTGAACAGCTTGTTACAAAACGTATAGCGTGCATCTAGGCGTTCGTTGTATGATCCATTTAGATCGAATTTTAGATTGTCCATAGAGTGCCTGGGAAAAGTGCTTCGGGTGCTTCTCTTTCGCCCACAAATACTCAAAAAGTTAATGTGGGACAAAATGTGTATTGCTGTTTGAGCTTATTGGGCGTAAATTAACGTAACCTACAATGGACATCATATTATCGACATAGTTGATCAAAATAAACGTACCTTTATGCGAAATATTATTTCTTGCCAATTTGTACCACCTCCTCACTCGGGCGTGCCGTCTTCATGTTCTAGGAGAGGGTTGATCCAAGTTGTTCCGCGTGTCTGTGGTGGAGACAGTTGTCCCTCCTTTCAATAGAACTTTGGTTATTTTCAATTTCCCTCCTCCCACCGCTGTCTTTatgtatgaccttaatcttagtGTGCCTCTCTTTGGGCAAGTTTTTTCCCTATTTGCCTTCCATCCGGGCCTTCCATACCTTTTCTAGCGGAACAATTTCACACCTATTGTTAACCTGATCTAGTTCCTTgtgttatttctttattttattattctTCTAGTGGCTACACTATACATAGAGCCGGTCTCTATGTTGCACCACACTGTGCTGTTTTTAAATAGGTCCCTAAACAATTTCGCTGCCTGAGAAACAAACATcctgctttgataaaaaaaataatatcacactagtactggatgtttaaaattgtgTTTCCCATGAGTAATGACAATAACTTGTTTAAAGAAAGTGTCCAGCAATCAACATTATGTCTtatgtgttagaaaaataattattaagcacgaatcgcatggttttatttaaaacaaagtcatattaaccatgaaaacgaataaaaacagccatctctcaacacgcgatattcaaaatttccgctCCGAAATTGGCTCGAGCAATGACGTCCttataattcaatgaagcctgacgacaaatgagcacaaataaccatgacgtcattgctctagaaagtttcggcgcgggaattttgaatattgtgtgttgagagattgctgtttttagtcgtttttatggttaatatgagtttgttttaaataaaaccatgtgattcgttcttgataattatttttttaacatataagacataatgttgtgattgccggacactttctttaataaacattgaaaaaaattcAGGTAGTCATCAGTATTCTAACTCGGGCCACCGTATCAGGAATCGAacaccctaaccattaggccatgaGACCCTGTACTATCTTCTTCAGAGCGAAAgatgaagatggcactcgctagagttccgaaagctcagccctctgaaaaggacttccctagggaaagatcaaacctTACTCAGCAAGAATGTTAGTTAATTATCAAACAacgattgactgtaggattggtgtcatttaaaaaaaaatcaaatgagttgttaaaatattacacttgggactgtacccagcgaaaaatatcacagaacaattGCTTTAGTGTTTCCGTCAGCATCcgtttagtcttctttatcagtcatATATTCTGTGTGACtcttgagaaccagaaagccttaactcacaatgaccAGCTCTAACAAATTGAGcataaagttgaaaaaaaaattctgagatattccagatttgaaatctTTACTCTATACCCTTCAATGTCATACCAAACATGTTAAGAttgctccttgctttggtcttaaaattttttgttgttgttgtgttttttgttgaatttttttatttttaatggaCAATATCTTATAATGCCCTGGTGACTATGCTCCTttcgtgggagcaggtgattgtgagttaaggctttctggctctcaacccttgaCTTAGCCTCGTACACTTATGTACAGTAAACCAAAaaattatgttcacccctgtataccctaaacaaagacagatatatcataattggaaccagcagccaatagctgcatcttttagctcgaatttaagaccttatttgttgaaattgttcaagaaaaaaGGAAACGATCCAAAaagccaaggaagatgccaatttaaaattgcagtttgctccattgcgtgccctattgatttgtacaaagcGTTTGCAAACAACAGAATTATTGcaatgctttcattgattagcacattaaaactagcattgtgctttcattgattggaACACAAAAGTGCtacttaagttaggcgggcagcctaacttatttctttcttgccatttctttcttctttcttctttctttctttctttcttctcacaatttgctactacttccacatccttgatcggatttcgaccaaactcagtcacaagcagtattgtgtagctggctacaaaagttatgggttgtttaacgtcggaggtcatccaaggggtcacaggggtcaaaaaggtcatgttaaccgaaaatactccaattgagctgaaatttatatgcaatgatccttatgacattctaaacatgcttaaaatattttaatattcattaaatgtcattaagggtcataaaggggtcaaaggtcaagtttttgaaaatgctccaattgagctggaatttaaatgcaatgatccttatgacattcttaacatgttaaaaatatttaaaaattcatttaagatcattaaggggcaacaaaggggtcaaaggtcaaattttcaaaatgcttcaattgagctgaaatttaaatgcaatgatccttatgacattttttacatgttttaaatatttcaaaattcatttctgGTCATTAGGggttatacagaggtcaaaggtcaagttttcaaaatgccagctttccacgatgaATGTACATTAAAACGgcaaacagtcttattaaaattaatactatccagcacccagcacagtattgcttgatcaaatcgtcacaatcatccgcctaacttacctcgtgcccttgcaaagggcacagttgctctagttttgattttgtttcttattaGATTTTAGATCTttaatttctttaattctcaaccaatttcaaaaaatatggTCTTAAATCAAGAGCTAACGAATACAGGTGTTGGCTgcctgttttaattttgacatatttttgatattctttggcttactatatattatgtatatgcgatgcaaatgttaactacggaaaaaaatttGCCTCCCAGACCTCCACCCGAGGCAGTGAAGggcataaaaaaacaaaaacaaaaaaggcaaaaaaaaaaaaagcggtttCAGGCGCTAAGcgcctaaaagcagcacattttgatgtatagtaccattttttcaaaattttttatactttatcaaatttttccgcccttttttatttcctaattctttttgccaccccttcgctttttgccgccaCTATTTTTACcgccttcttccgccgcccttcatttttgccgcctTGCTTTTTTCCCGGGGCTGGCGCCTAAAGCCTCCCCAAAATACACGCATGCGAGGCCCTAAAGCGAGTCCACTAACTTTACCCATTAGTCAATCACCATTAGTCATTTCTTTACACAAGGAATTTAGTAAtaaacacaaacacacacacaattgTTTGAGTAACAAGTGGCAATATATTCCAATAAGAATGTTTTTAATACATAATTGTCAAGCAAAATTGTGGTGAGAACAATCAATCTATTACACTCTATGAGGTATAAGGAGATC contains the following coding sequences:
- the LOC140172032 gene encoding L-proline trans-4-hydroxylase-like, which encodes MSGETEEWDFELRPGEKLQVTTEMKAMFDKHGLLIVRLSLFDDEENKKLRQAAEHKDGLTNHSFLQADANDGDSGLRNIEMVLWNHPGDDVTGMMARVHKMATSMEILMGCKEMYHWHSKLIMKNARSGGSHVWHQDYGYWYTGGVLYPDMGTVLVAIDKCTPENGCLEVLPGSHKCGRADHINVGGQVTVDPERLQLLRNHIKTYQVPLNPGDTIFTHANLVHRAPQNHSETRRWCYGIAYNDVQNSPHDDKFHPVYTPLIKVDDDAVRKCENFTDFTGKDFYKRDFDSF